A DNA window from Patescibacteria group bacterium contains the following coding sequences:
- a CDS encoding undecaprenyl/decaprenyl-phosphate alpha-N-acetylglucosaminyl 1-phosphate transferase yields MLGYTLVFLSALVLGLILIALFRSLALKTNFVSPQGITRLGGLGMWLAFSIVCILGGSIYGVLNKTGWGIILGSGLLVAFGIIDDYKKELSVPIKFLVQIVATVLLILFGIKTRIIYIGPYLNVLITFLWVLGITNAFNHLDIMDGLAGGVAAISSVTFFLIALFNANLSIAVASLALTAVTLSFLRYNLSSIKVYMGNSGSHFLGFALAAIAILISYAPLEKKIALVCPILVLGLPVYDTLFVMFIRARKGRSIFKKSDDHFALRLLAKGFSKSKALIFMYLFGLFFSLNGLIISRVSNQIGIIILFLVVAVCLTLGKKISQKAR; encoded by the coding sequence GTGTTAGGCTATACCCTTGTCTTCTTATCTGCCTTGGTATTAGGGCTGATTTTGATTGCCTTGTTTAGAAGCCTTGCCTTAAAGACCAACTTTGTGAGTCCCCAGGGCATAACCCGCCTGGGCGGCCTGGGTATGTGGCTGGCTTTTTCTATCGTCTGTATTTTAGGGGGCTCAATTTACGGAGTCCTGAATAAAACAGGCTGGGGGATAATCCTGGGTTCCGGCCTCCTGGTGGCTTTTGGCATAATCGACGACTATAAAAAAGAACTTTCTGTGCCTATTAAGTTCCTGGTTCAGATTGTCGCCACCGTTTTGCTTATTCTCTTTGGCATAAAGACGCGGATTATCTATATCGGGCCTTATTTGAATGTTTTAATTACCTTTCTTTGGGTCTTAGGAATAACCAATGCCTTTAATCACTTAGATATAATGGATGGACTGGCAGGAGGAGTTGCCGCTATATCTTCGGTGACGTTTTTCCTTATTGCTTTATTTAATGCTAATCTTTCTATAGCAGTTGCCTCTTTGGCCTTGACAGCAGTAACATTAAGTTTTTTGCGCTATAATTTATCTTCAATAAAAGTTTATATGGGCAATTCCGGGAGCCACTTTTTGGGTTTTGCACTTGCCGCTATTGCTATATTGATAAGTTATGCTCCTCTAGAGAAGAAAATAGCCTTAGTTTGCCCGATTCTTGTTCTGGGGCTTCCTGTGTATGACACATTGTTTGTTATGTTTATAAGGGCGAGAAAAGGAAGGTCGATTTTTAAGAAAAGCGACGACCACTTTGCCCTTAGACTCCTGGCCAAAGGGTTTTCTAAAAGTAAAGCGCTCATATTTATGTATCTATTTGGCCTGTTCTTTAGCCTCAACGGTTTAATTATTAGCCGAGTTTCCAACCAGATAGGTATAATTATTCTATTTTTGGTAGTTGCCGTCTGCCTAACTTTAGGCAAGAAGATAAGCCAAAAAGCCCGTTAA
- a CDS encoding glycosyltransferase family 4 protein, whose amino-acid sequence MQYVIVRRTKGRDGLRRLNVLHIVTKLELGGAQKSALDIVSILNKTRYNLSLVSSNDGILLPDALNIPEINTAFLPALKRTISPLKDLRTLISLTRFIKNKNFDIVHTHSSKAGILGRWAARLAGVPVILHTIHGWGFHQWQNPLARRLFIFLERLTARITDKLIAVSQSVIKKGLNARIGTEDKYALLEYGIPLQKFTGCQADIKKKKEELGLKTDSNVVGMVACFKPQKAPEDFIKVAALVKKNFPETKFLLVGDGVLRRKLEGLRKRFALEKDVIFTGWRRDIPQILSILDVFMLTSLWEGSPIVLLEAMASAVPIVATSTGGAQEIIRNGINGFLVSPGNIQTMAQRAAALLKNKALARKMGREGKRLLGPSFEVEHMVERIDKLYQTLGKEKRLC is encoded by the coding sequence ATGCAGTATGTTATAGTTAGAAGGACAAAGGGAAGAGATGGCTTGAGAAGATTAAATGTCTTGCATATAGTCACGAAGCTGGAATTAGGTGGCGCGCAGAAAAGCGCCCTAGATATTGTAAGCATTTTAAATAAAACGAGATATAATCTTTCTCTTGTCAGCTCAAATGACGGGATTTTACTTCCTGATGCCCTGAATATTCCGGAAATAAATACAGCCTTTCTACCCGCCCTTAAGCGAACCATAAGCCCCCTGAAAGATCTTAGAACCCTAATTAGCCTTACCAGGTTCATTAAAAATAAGAACTTCGATATTGTTCACACCCATAGCTCCAAAGCAGGAATTTTAGGCCGCTGGGCCGCCAGGTTGGCTGGTGTTCCTGTAATCCTGCATACTATTCATGGATGGGGATTCCACCAATGGCAGAATCCATTGGCAAGAAGGCTTTTTATCTTCCTGGAACGGCTAACCGCCAGGATTACCGATAAATTAATTGCTGTCTCACAAAGCGTCATTAAAAAAGGTCTAAATGCCCGCATTGGCACGGAGGATAAATATGCCCTGCTTGAATATGGCATCCCCTTGCAGAAATTTACTGGTTGCCAGGCGGATATCAAAAAGAAAAAGGAGGAGTTGGGGTTAAAGACAGATTCTAACGTTGTGGGGATGGTCGCCTGTTTTAAACCCCAAAAGGCCCCTGAGGATTTTATCAAAGTAGCAGCTCTTGTAAAAAAGAATTTTCCTGAAACAAAATTCCTTTTGGTTGGCGATGGAGTTTTGCGCAGAAAATTAGAAGGCTTAAGAAAAAGGTTTGCCCTGGAGAAAGACGTTATTTTCACAGGGTGGCGTCGCGATATCCCCCAGATTTTGTCTATCTTAGATGTATTTATGTTGACCTCTTTATGGGAAGGCTCGCCAATAGTTCTCTTGGAAGCCATGGCTTCTGCCGTGCCGATCGTAGCTACATCGACTGGCGGTGCACAAGAGATAATTCGCAATGGTATCAATGGATTCTTGGTTTCTCCCGGGAATATCCAAACTATGGCCCAGAGAGCCGCTGCCCTTTTAAAGAATAAAGCCCTCGCCCGCAAAATGGGCCGAGAGGGGAAAAGGTTGCTTGGTCCTTCTTTTGAAGTAGAACATATGGTAGAAAGAATAGACAAACTTTATCAGACTTTAGGAAAGGAGAAAAGGCTGTGTTAG
- a CDS encoding FAD-dependent oxidoreductase has translation MNKEKIVILGAGLAGLSASFFLKRDYQIFEKEATPGGLCRSRHFNGYTFDYDGHLLHFKDKDILNLVQKLMGGNLTCIRRDSWINSFGCYTRYPFQVNLFGLPKNVIKECVLGFIDAQLNGNVNKHRHTNFKQWILHTFGPGIARHFMLPYNNKFWTISAHRLTCEWVDGYIPMPSLKDVLGGTIAQSKKRFGYNAQFWYLRKEGGIENLIFALRRCIKNNIHTLHQAAEIDLKTRTVSFRNGRKARFINLISTLPLPEMLKLIPHLPPKIKVALNKLKYTSVFCLNLGVARGNISDKHWIYFPEKKFIFFRVGFPHNFSSALVPPGKSSLYAEVSYSPDRPVNKKDLVKRILKDLRKVEILSAADTIEVCDPLDIKYAYIIYDRNYTESTKTIQEYLNQHHIYPIGRYGRWKYMTMEEAILEGRKIAEVLQGDKLAQGCLREE, from the coding sequence ATGAACAAAGAAAAAATTGTTATATTAGGAGCAGGATTAGCCGGCTTAAGTGCATCATTTTTTCTGAAGAGGGATTATCAGATTTTTGAGAAGGAAGCCACTCCGGGCGGACTTTGTCGCTCCCGGCACTTCAATGGTTATACCTTTGATTATGACGGGCACCTGCTCCATTTTAAAGATAAGGATATCTTAAATCTGGTGCAAAAGCTAATGGGGGGTAATTTAACATGCATTAGAAGAGATTCCTGGATTAACTCTTTTGGTTGTTATACCCGATATCCTTTTCAGGTTAATCTATTTGGTTTGCCTAAAAATGTAATCAAAGAGTGTGTTTTGGGCTTTATCGATGCTCAGCTAAATGGCAATGTCAATAAACACAGGCACACTAACTTTAAACAGTGGATTTTGCACACCTTCGGTCCGGGCATAGCCAGACATTTTATGCTACCTTATAATAACAAGTTCTGGACTATTTCTGCCCATAGGCTTACTTGTGAATGGGTGGATGGCTACATCCCCATGCCTTCGCTGAAAGATGTGTTAGGCGGCACTATTGCCCAGAGCAAAAAGCGTTTTGGTTATAATGCCCAATTCTGGTACCTTCGCAAAGAAGGAGGAATAGAAAACCTTATTTTTGCTTTGCGAAGGTGTATTAAGAATAACATTCACACTTTACATCAGGCAGCAGAAATTGACCTGAAGACAAGAACTGTCAGTTTCCGCAATGGCAGGAAAGCAAGATTTATTAACTTAATTTCAACTTTGCCCTTGCCGGAGATGCTTAAACTTATTCCACATCTGCCTCCAAAAATAAAGGTAGCCTTAAATAAACTGAAATATACTTCTGTCTTTTGCCTTAACCTGGGTGTAGCCAGAGGTAATATTAGCGATAAACACTGGATATATTTCCCGGAAAAAAAATTTATTTTCTTTCGCGTTGGCTTTCCTCATAACTTTTCTTCTGCTTTAGTCCCTCCAGGCAAAAGTTCCCTATATGCGGAGGTTTCCTACTCTCCAGATAGACCGGTAAATAAAAAGGATTTAGTTAAGAGGATATTAAAAGACCTGCGTAAAGTAGAAATTTTATCTGCCGCCGATACTATTGAAGTTTGCGATCCGCTGGACATCAAATATGCCTATATAATCTACGACCGTAACTATACAGAAAGCACAAAAACAATTCAGGAATATCTAAATCAGCACCATATTTACCCTATTGGCCGATACGGGCGCTGGAAATATATGACTATGGAAGAGGCCATACTCGAGGGAAGGAAGATAGCTGAAGTTTTACAAGGAGATAAGCTAGCTCAAGGATGCTTAAGGGAAGAATAA
- a CDS encoding ABC transporter permease codes for MLKGRIKSIYMHRHTLWDMAIKQLKSRYAGSILGFWLAIVNPLLIMFAITFVFNIIFKIEIKNFPLFVLSGIFPWMFFSNALFEATSSILNQQNILRQFNLPREIIPLSSILSNFLNFLIGWCVIYPLFLFFSPKIVLLLPLLIIVLLLNLFFVCGLGLALSVLNVFFRDISHLLGVLLMLWFWITPVFYSVDMIPANFRWVCGFNPMTPFIVFYRDIIFRGNVPNSPVFIGIFIWTALSLILGLMFFSSSESKILKEI; via the coding sequence ATGCTTAAGGGAAGAATAAAGAGTATATATATGCATCGCCATACCCTATGGGATATGGCCATCAAGCAACTCAAATCAAGATACGCTGGTTCTATTTTAGGCTTCTGGTTGGCAATAGTAAATCCTTTATTGATTATGTTTGCAATAACCTTTGTGTTTAACATCATCTTTAAAATAGAAATAAAGAACTTTCCTCTTTTTGTTCTTTCGGGAATATTTCCCTGGATGTTTTTTTCCAATGCCTTATTTGAAGCAACATCCTCTATCTTAAATCAGCAAAATATCTTACGGCAGTTTAACTTGCCTCGCGAAATTATCCCCTTAAGTTCGATTTTATCTAATTTCTTAAATTTTCTTATTGGCTGGTGTGTCATTTATCCTTTATTTCTATTCTTTAGTCCAAAGATAGTATTGTTATTACCACTTTTAATTATTGTTCTTCTCCTGAACCTTTTTTTTGTTTGTGGGCTGGGTTTAGCTTTGTCTGTTTTGAATGTCTTTTTTCGCGACATCAGCCATCTATTAGGAGTCTTATTAATGTTATGGTTTTGGATTACACCGGTATTTTATTCTGTAGATATGATTCCCGCAAACTTTCGTTGGGTTTGCGGCTTTAATCCAATGACACCTTTTATTGTTTTTTATAGAGACATTATTTTTAGAGGTAATGTTCCCAACTCCCCCGTATTTATAGGTATATTTATTTGGACCGCCTTAAGTCTAA